From the Lactuca sativa cultivar Salinas chromosome 9, Lsat_Salinas_v11, whole genome shotgun sequence genome, the window TGTAGCAAAAAATTAGAAATTAACCCATTTTAGCCATGAAATCGTATGTTTTTAGAGAAACCTATGGTCAACGCTAGTTGACTACGATCAACGGCAGTTTGACTACAATTTTCATACTAATGGGCTACTGTTTCGTAGTCCGTCTATTTTTTCAAGGCCCCTCAGCCCACAATATATAAAATTGCAAAATTTCATTTAGGTTATTTTTTGTGTTTCAAGTGAGGAAGAACTCTGTCAATGGAGGCTCCCAACAACCATCATGCATATCTCTGATTCTTCGTGTTTTTTTTATTGCTTTTTCTTATTTAGTACAAGATCTACCATCGTGGGTTTGATTTTAGTTGGAAAAAAAACGGAAAAAAGGAAATCATAGGCTTCGTAAGAAACCTATGGTGTACAAACAGGTAATGCACAGTTTGTAAATTGATTGCTTGTACACCGTAGGTTTCTTATGAAGCCTACTATtcctgattttttttaatatcttttACACTAAGAGATATAATAGCATTGTGTTAACTTttgttccaaaaaaaataaaaaaaatgaaaagttaaAGGTAACCATAGGCTTCATATGAAATAGTAGTCCACATATAGCAAATAGTAGTCAACTATAAAAAAACACCAAACCGTAACTTAGTTCTTAAAACCGTAGGTTTCCACTAAACTATTCTTTGAAAAACCGTAGTTTCCCTGGAGCTAGTCATGCACAAAAAAACCGGTTCAAGATCCGAACCGGTCAAAGAACCGGTAAACCGGTTTACGCTAAATCGGTCCACAGTGAACCGAACCGGTTTGAGAACCGAACCACCGGTTTACACCCATTCGAGATTTTAGTTGTTGAAACCGGTTTATATCGTGTGAACCGGTTTGGAACCGGTatggaaccgaaccgaaccggtTTAGAATCGATTGAACCGGTTTAGAACCGGTTTGATTGGCTAGGGAGTGAACCGAACTAAACCGGTTCGGTTTGAAAAAAAACCGGTTTGTTCACCCCTACGTGGAGCATACCGTAGGTATTTTAGAAACTTAGGGTTTCGtgacaaaaaatgaaaaaaagaaatTATACAAAGCCTAGAAACCATAGATTTCCACGAGACAGCAGTTGTTTTTTTAAAACTACGTTTTTGCAAGACTAATTTTAGCTATTAAGTGAAAAATAATGAGACAGATAGATTAGTTATTGTCTCATTCCTAATTCCTAAGGCCTAACTCTAAAAaaatgagaaaagaaagtttgctTAATGAGCCCAAAGCATATTATGAAGCCTTTTAAGGGTCTCAGCCCATAATATAAGATCCCACCGTCAACCCTAACGCCGTGAATTTAAACGGAATTCCCGCTCCCCACTTTTGCCGCACACTCGCTTCTCATTGGTTCTCGTAAAAAGCAATTAGCTTCGTGTATCCCGAGCCTAAGGTTCGGTTACGAACCTCCTCCTTAAGTCTACAGATTCTTATTCATTCTCTATTTCTCTTCACACACCCgaatttttttcaaaaagtcGCACATCTTCTCTTGAATTCCGGCGCCGAATCTCCCTCAGATCCGGTAACTGTTTATCAAGATATGGCCGATAACGTCGCCGGTGAACACGAGAAGGAGGATTCATTCGTTGAATCTGTCAAGGATAAGATCTCCGAGACGTTTCACAAAGACGATTCTTCTTCGTCTTCAGATTCCGACAATGAAGGCAAGAAGAGTTCATCTGTGTCCGATGTAAAGGACAAGATTTATCGGCTCTTCGGGAGGGAGAAGCCTGTTCACAAGCTCCTAGGAGGCGGCAAACGTATGCACATTTTTTCTTGCTGTACTTACTTTTAACGTATTTACTGTTGTAGATCACTAAGCTTTTATGTTCACGATTAGTAATCGTTTTCGTTTTACATGGATGAATAGTTTAGGTTGATTATGAACTGGATCTCTAATCTTATTTATTAATCATAGTTTCGTCAGATTCGCATCGTATCTCCGATCTAGATCTGCAATGATTGTTTCCGATTTCATATCTGAAGCATCCGTTGACTCCATTGCTTGGCTAACATTATACGTTAAACCTCTTTCGATCTATCGATTGTAGTATGTTAGTTACTTACACCTGAGTTTAATCATTCAAACATTAAGATCTCGATCTCTCTATGGTGATCAGTTTCATAAGTATACGATACTTCGACTGATTTTCTTATATCAAATGACTTTACTGATGTACTAATCTCTTGTGTTGCTATAACTATTTGCTAGTGTTCTTGTTCTTTCTCTTTCTTACACATTTCAAATTCATCACAACAGCTGCTGATATCTTCCTCTGGAAGGACAAGAAGGTTTCTGCTGGTGTGCTCGGGTTTGCCACATTGATATGGGTGCTTTTTGAGTTGGTTGAATATCACTTACTTACACTAGTATGCCATACTCTAATCTTAGCTCTAGCAGTCCTTTTCCTGTGGTCCAATGCCGCAAGCTTCATCAACAAGTaattaatcaatcaatcaatgaatctccttgctttttttttttgttttattgtcTCGTACTTTAATCCATCTTTATCTTCCTTAACCTCTCATTTTCTTTCATGATTGTGACAAAAGGTCTCCACCAAAGTTCCCAGAAGTCAACCTCCCAGAAGATATTGTTCTTGGTGTCGCCTCTGCTCTCAGGGTTGAAATCAACAAAGCTTTTGAAGTCCTCCGATGCATTGCTTCAGGAAAAGACCTCAAAAAATTTCTTGGTGTATGCATTTCTTCCACAACTCCCTcttatgttaaaaaaaacaaagtttGATGACTGATGAGTTGATCTTTATTTCATCAGGTGGTTGCTGGGTTGTGGGTTCTCTCAATTGTTGGAAGCTGCTGGAACTTCTTGACATTGTTCTACATATGTAAGAAAAGAATTATTTTTCGATTTTGTGTTTTCaatttcaagatttttttttAGTTTCTAATTTTGTTAAGTATGAACACAGGCTTTGTTTTGCTTCACACATTGCCTTATCTTTATGATAAATATGAGGACAAAGTTGATGCTTTTGGTGAGAAAGCAGAGGCTGAGATTAAGAAGCAGTATGCAGTTTTCAGTGTGAAGGTTTTGAGCAAGATTCCAGTAGGAGCATTGAAGCACAAGTTTgcataaactctctttctcatcTCAGGtgactactactactactaaagTACTACTAGATGTGTCTTTCTCACTCGTTTGTTGTGACTTgtgatatttttataaactagaaGCTCAGTTTATTTATTTCATTGGTTATCTGATACGCTTTGGGGTGAATCAATGATATAATTTAAACAAAATTCAGTAATATGATGTAATGAAGTTTTAGACATTTAAGTCCCCCTTTACACTTTTGTTGGAGTTATTTCAAGCATATGAATGAAAGGGGATATAATTTTGTATTAGTTCAATTTGCTTGTCAACTTATGAATGTTCTTAAAATTTAGTTTAAAAAAAGTGTTTGGTTGATAAAATGTAATAAATCTGTAAGTTGTTTTTTTTGTATGACAGATTATGTTTATGCATGTAAAATGATAAAATATAGGGGTTAAAAggtaaagagtaaattacacgattcGTCCCTCGTCCAAGTGTCAAATTAcatgtttagtccctattttcaaaaattaacttggACCGTCCCTGTAATAATTTTTTCTCGCTTGGATAGTCCTTGACGAatataaaatgactattttaccctttctGTTTTTTTTACTTATCATTTGTTTtacaatttattaaaaataatttaagAAATAATCCTCCATCTTCACTATCTTGAAACTTGTATCCAAACCCAAACTAAAATCAATAGTTTTATTTACacaatccaaaaatcaaaatataacaCTTCAAGAGGTTCTTGAAGAAATCAAGAAGTAGAGAATTGCAAAATCAAACAGGTACCTCCTGAAACCACCATCGACAACTCTTGCAACCCCCAAATCTGATTCTAGAATCTAATTTGAAACGTTACCAGAATTTAAAACTCAAACCCAAATGAAATCAACACAAATTTTTTGAAATCTGAAACCAAAACAACCCAAAATCCGAAACCataatcaacaccaaatctgtaAAAGAAGTTGGGGATGAAACTTCAAATCTAAAAATCTTGAATCTAAATCTGGAAGTCTAAGAGTGTTGAGAAGCTTCATAAATGATTTCTGAAATGAGTTTGTTGGAAAATCTCGAAGTTATGGTTCTTAGTGCAATCCAAATCTATAGCGGTGGTTTCCAGAGTATATGGTGGTGGTTTCTAACGGGTTAACATAGATGAGAGAAGAAAGAAAGGGGGAGACAGGGGATGGGGGTAGAGAGAAGGACAATGGTGACTGCTTCAAAGGGGAATTTTCTTTAGATCTTTTTTTTCCCAGTGGTGGTTTCTGGTGATGTTCTTGACACGAGAGAGACGACTTATGAGGGTGGGGATATTTCTTTCAGGTGGAGAAGACGAAGCCACCTCCGACAACCACCACCTTGAGTGTAGATTTGTGAACAGGTGGCGAtgacaactctctctctctctctctctctctctctctctctcaacggTTTTTTGAGAGAAAATGTGGTGGTGTGGTGGTTCGGTGGTATTTTCCAGTTGCCGGAGGTAGAATATGAACTGAAGAAGATAATTGAAGGATGTGGATATGAGTAGGGTTAGGGTAGGAGATAAGTGTTTGTAGTGTTGGggtccaatttttttttctttattttttatttttcttttaaattgttaataacaaataaatcaaaaaatatatcaaaaataaAACGGAAAAGATAAAATAGACATTTTATGTTCATCAGGGATTATCCGAGTGAGAAAAAAATATTATAGGGATGGTTCGAGTTAAGTTTTAAAAATAGAGACTACACGTGCAATTTGACACTTGTAATTTATTCAAAGGTAAATTTGTAAGCATGTTGGCATGGGAAAAAACAAAGATTGCGATTCTCATGTCTTCTAGggataaaacatttaaaagtgtaattacaatcttttattttatttcatcaaaaTACATTAAATTGCTTATTAACCGTAAGGAACAGTACTAGTCAAACAATCCCAAATACCTACTATTGGATGTGCACGTTTTAGGTCTTAAAATGCCAAGGAGactatttaattttatattataaagGGAAAGCCGTATGAAAACCTAATATATTTTCATTAAAGTCTTTAAAAAAgtactattttatttatttgtacgttaaaacacttatatttttttaaaatatattatttaaggCATTGAACTCGATATAGTCGAAAATGTTTCTCAACGTTTCGATTTTTACAAttcattagattaaaaaaattttaaaaaaatatgaggGTTTGAATGcactaaaaaataatataatgtaTTTTTTAATCCTTTCATGAAAGTATATTAGGTTTTTTTGAGGTTTGAAAATCTTAAATAAGAATTTTCGAAAATGTAAGGGTTTTAGTGCACTGAAAAATAATATAGTGGTTTTTTTAAGCATTTGATGAAAATATAAGCAATAGATTATAATTTTGTCCTTGTGTTTTTGTAATAGGTTTGgtactttttttttgtttcttctaGGATTTGTCATCCATATCTTTTTCTAATCACATGGTGTATCGAAATTTATAGATGGAAAGTCAGTGGTTTCGTTGCAAAATATTGTACCAGGTCATCAATAACTCATTAGTGATTACTTCACACATCAAAGACTAGTGATTGAGTTGTAAAGTATTGGAAATGTGTTCTAGGTTGTTGCTTAGGCCTGTCGGTAACGACACAATATGGTTGTTGAGGTGACACTGCAGTGTGCGGTGAACACTACACCGATCCTCCAATTGCCATTGCAGTATGCCCATTGCACCGACCCTCCAATTGCCATTATGGTATGCCTGTTGCACCACAAGCCCttaccacaccctttttctttatttttgaccGATGGGGTGTGTGGTATGGTACCCACTATTTTTGTGTGGTGAGTGGAAAAATGATGTGGCGAGACGTGATATTACAAATAGTGTGGTGAATGTGGTAATTGGTAAGGTACCCTATGGCCTTAAGAAAGCTATAAAAACACAATTGTAATATTTCTCATTCCGAAcactaaaattaaaaaatatggaCACACTTAGCAATGGCCGTCGAATCAACAAACGAAATAACTGAATAAACACATAAATTGATCTCAGAACATGGTTTAACAAATTTGCTTATACATTCATGGAATCATGGCCCAAACAAGGCCCATTGCGACCCTTGAAAAGCATTCCATGATCATGGTAAACAAATTCACGCGTTCTTTACTATCGACTACAAATGTTATAGCCTCGATTGGTGTGGATGGACAATTTCAAATGCAGTTGAGTACTCATAAGTGATGAGTAATGTTGTAGAAACTTGTTGGTCGACTTTACTTTTCTCCAACTAAAGTCGTCATTGTTTATTCCGTCAATGCAAATGTTGTCTAGCTTTCAACAAAATACATtcaatatcaacaaaatcaaacaCATTAGGATAATAGACGTTCTCAAACCATATTTGAGTACTACATGTATCCTTGAGTTTCCATTATGCCTACCTACTTTGTTGTTTAACAAGTTTCATTTCACTTTAAACGTTTATAATATTCTTTGTCAACAAATGCCTACCTTCATTGACTAGCAAAAATTTGCAGACAAACAACATAAACATAACTATGTTcttaattaaaatagaaacataaGCTCAAGATTATTATACATGGGGAACAAAAACACTCGACCGAATTCATAAAAGAACACCAAAACACATAGACCAACTTTATAATTTACCCTAAAATCCCTATAGATAATAGTATCAACCCAGCTTACCCTAACTTAAACCAATAATCAAACCTTATAATTTACAACAAAAATTACGACTCAAACAATTACCAATTGCTAATTTACATAATAATAACATCTCCATTTTATTTAAAGAAAGTAACTTAGCTGCTCTTTCTTTCTTGAGCCTCCTTCCCCATACAACTCATTCCACTGTTTCAGCTCCCCCATCACACATCCCTCCCCCGCAAAACTAGCCGCCACCTGTCGCCGAAAgagggtattttagacatttcatattttaattaaataaaaaaaaaaaaaacacaacagTTTCAAAACTATTATATTACTTGATTCTTCGCCTGCCTCATATCTTCCATGTTCAGAGGTCTCAATGTAATAACACTTTCCTTTTCTTCTTTTGTGTCTTTGGCATCCGCTTCACCACTTCCCTTCTTGTCctttaaatttacaaaataaaaatacattaaattgaagaataaaattagaaataaataaaaaaaaagcaAGTAAATAATGACTTACAATATCCTTTTGTCTCTCTTGTTGCATTAGCTCTCTTACAGGTCGATAAGCTGCTGTTACACACAAATTCTGTTTCAGTAGTTAATGCCAATATTATATCTAGATctagaataaaataataaatacatTCTActcaataaaacaataaaaaaaaaaaacaaaccttGAGATCGCTTCCACTATATCCTTCTGTCATGATTGCAAGCTCCTTAAAGTCCAACTCTTCCACTTTTTCTTTTGTTAACAGAGTTTTCAAGATCCTTTCTCTGTTCTCCACCGATGGTAGACCCACCATAATTCTGTACatccaaaaaatatatatatatacaaggaccatttttgtaatttactcaaGTTTCAAggcaaaatcgaaaaaaaaaaaccttcgtTCAAATCGTCTAATAATGGCTTCATCAAGGTCAAACGGACGATTAGTGGCGGCAAGAACAAGAATCCGTTCCCCGGTTTTAGTCAACAGCCCATCCCAATGCGACATAAACTCGTTTTTAATTTTCCTCATAGCCTCATGTTCCCCGACACGTGTCCGTTGCCCTAACATGCTATCCACCTCATCAACAAATATTATCGTCGGCGACACCTTTGCAGCGAGTGTGAACAACGCGCGCACGTTTTTCTCGTCTTCTCCGAACCATTTGGAAGTGATGGTGGACATGGAGACGTTGATGAAACTTGCTCCGGCTTCATTTGCGATTGCTTTTGCCAGCATGGTTTTTCCGGTGCCAGGTGGCCCAAACAGAAGGATGCCACGACATGGTTTTAGAAGTCCTCCGTTGAATAGATCTGGTCTTCGAAGAGGAAGCATCACCAGTTCTTGTAGTGATTCTTTTATTTCGTCTAAGGCTCCGATGTCGGCGAATGTTACGCCGATTTCGTTCGCTGGGATTACCTCCGGCCGTATCCGCTTTTCGAATTCGTTGTCGGGAACTtcctggtggtggtggtgacgtgGATCAGACGTAACAACTTAGTACTAGTAGTAATTTATCAGATTGACATGACACGTGGCGGGATACTATTGgttgttttatatttatatttttattttaacttgCAAAAAAAGAATGACCTAAATATCAACTACTATTTTAGTTAATATAATAATAGTTAGTAGGGTGATCTTTATAACTTTGTATGTTAAATGGataaagaaatattattttattaatatatatttttagttaTATGCTATTTAAGTTGGAAAATATTTTATAGTGTTAAGTTGGGAGGTGGCCTAACCTTTATATGCCTTTTAttcgtataataacagttaaTGGGTACCTATTTTtgtaaactttaaatattaattggataaagaaatattattttattttataatactAAAATATATGTTTAGTGTAAATTTTAACATGTTGGAGATGAAAAAAGTTTGATTGTAACTTTTACACAAAAATATGTAATTTATAATTAGAGTTGGCCTAATAATAAAAACTTGTCGACATAAAaattaaactttattttattagaAAGACAAAATATAttcaaattttatatatatatttttgtgaaAATAGAAAGACAAAATATTGGTATAATTATACATACAATTCCAAAAATTAGTAATTTTGTATTAATGTTTAATTTGTTTTTATGTTTGGTTATTTTTGCTTTTAtaatgaaataatttttattttttactttttatataATCTTAAAAGTAATAGAATTTGATTATAAATAATAACTTTTGATAATGAGAGTGGGTTGGATAGTTAATAAAATAACCAAATTAGGTCACTACAAATATAGCCTTAGATTGGGATCTAGGCTTTGATTTGAATAGGAAATAAAGTTACATCATCCAAAAAGGTGGAAGGTGGGAAAAGGGACTTAATATATTTTTGTAAAAAGACATATATACCCTTTCAATTCTCATCAACAAACATGGGGTTAAAAATAGTAAGAGACATAAGGTACCGGTTTTGGAGGAAGAGCTTTTTCTGCATCATTTTTGTTATCAGATTTTGATGCAACACTTTCTGGTCCCTACACCAATTAtaaaattctttttttatacCAAAATAATCCATCATTCAGTCATGTGTTGATATGTACATTGTACAAAACAAACCTTTGATGACTCAGCATTTGTCTCAAGCTTTAAAGTATCTTTCCCACCACAATACCCCTCTTGAAAGATGCTCAATCCATGTGACaagctgcaaaaaaaaaaaaaaaaaaaaaagtaaagtaaAGCTTCTTAATAGTTTATTTTTTAGTAGCAATATTTATAGTTTACCTGGTAGATGATATAACAAGCTTTCCATTTCTGTATTCTGGATCTTTATGAAGCATCAAATGATGAGAAATTGCAGAAATCACAATTTCTTGAATGTAATTACTGATAAACATTGTGTCTGCATGACAAATTAAACCTAAATCATCACATTCAAGATCATTTGCTGCTAAAACCTCAGTGATGTGATTCTTGTTGTCTTGAAACTGTATGTCCTTCATTTGCTCTTCTAATTGTGCTTTCCAGTTTATGAGATGAAATTCATCTTCAGgtggtttgatttgaatattgtaaggaaataaacaagAAATTTTCTCGTTTATTTCGCCTTTTTTGTCATCTGCATCCAAGATTTTGGAAGCTAAAACTAATGTTGAACCTGATAGTCTCTTCAGCATTTTATCAAACAGGTTGTATGTTTGTTTTGATTGTAGAAACCTCTCTACATCTTTGATATAGAGAATAATGCCAGTTGTTGAAAAGGAGACTAAAATCTGCAAAAATTTTGGTCAATTTTGTGATTATCACAAAATTTTGAGCTTGACTTTTTTAAGAATGAGTGGAAGAAGTTACCTTGTATAATTCCTGCAAAAATACTCTTTCATCAAAAGGGTAGTAGCTGCTCACAACCTTTTTAGAATCTAAGAGAGtaaacatatttcaaagattagcaacatattaacatatgaatttaTACTTTCTTTTCATACCTCCATTATTTTCCTTTGTTGTGGATAATGATCCAAGTAAACTGGACATCCGATCAAACGCCATGTCAGAGATACACCATTTGATAGACTACACAAGGAAGAAACtttatattaaaagtttaaaacctAATCATGTTCAATACAATTTGATCTTAAAACAAAAGGATAAAAAGCAACCCTTTTGAGTAAATCATGTTGTACTTACAGAGTCTTTCTTTGATGTACCATACTTGCTTTGCATCTGTTAGTAAATGCCAAATATTAGTACAAGATATGGAATTTTGAGCTTGAAGAAAAAGTTACTAGTAGTATGTTAAATGTTAATCAATCACCTTTACAGACAAGTCTATGATGTCTAACACTAGCAGCTTTGCTTCAAATTCATGTGACAAAGCCTTTGCAAGATATTGGTGGTAAAATTCTATAGAAAGTAACATGTATAACAGTATAAGATGGTAAATTTATTAAGTTATGAATGAGTTCAGAGTTAAGAATATTGAAATGTGGGAATAGGTGACTTAATTACCTGCAGGCCCTGACAGCAATATAGCCCTACTTGCAGGTGAAAGATTTCGGGTGTGTTTGGAAACATCCAAGTGTTTCAAATGAACATATGCTGCACTTGTTAATAATGCTCGAGTTCGTTCACTGGTATAGAGATTTAACAAAAAAGGGAGGTGAATTAGTTAGTTTGGTTCAAGAAACTACATAAAGATTGAAATCCTAATTCAATAGGATAGTTTTGCTAATTAAGAACAGCATTTTGAAGTAGAATAATACCACTTTCAAATCAACCTGTATCACCTGTCAAACCTTCTGATAGCAAATCATTTGGTGGTTCTTTAATCGAAAGGGTTTGTAACTTTGTTTGTTTGATTTTGAAGTTAAACAAAAAGAGAGTCATAATTGGGAAGTTGCTATATGTTTCGATTGAGAAAGGTTCAATTGGTATTTCAAACTTGTTGGCttaatatacattcacacaagaTTTTGATGAGAAGAGAAGTGAAACCAAAGAGTCAAAGACATTAAATATAACATAATTTCTATTTGGAAAAGGCTTTTTATAAGTGCACACTCTGTATAACAGGCTTACAAGTTCAAGATGAGGATGATGATTGATAGGGAAGATGCTAAATATAGATCATAAAATTGTCGAGATGGATCTGTTATCAAAATCCATTAAAAAAAATCCTCTTCGCAGGCTGTAGATGAACAATAGAAATGATCATCAACTAGTGTAGTAAATGATATAAAACGAGCTTACCAGTTCTCTTTCACAGACAAATTGCACACTTTTAATTCATACGTTTATTCAAACCACTTTAAAACCAAAGCTCTAGAAAAATCGATAGATATAATTAACTGTGACTCTGTGagttcaaaattttataaatcaacatctaaaattaattattgatcattaACAGTGCTGAATTGCAGCTCGAAGATTAGTGTTCTCATCACATATTAGAATCTAAAGTCTAAACAATACTCAATAAACGTGATAAGTGATAACACAaagtaacaaatcatattcaCCTGATGTAATAAGGGAAATCCTTAAACGTGACCTTATCATCTCTATCGTCGACGATAAGGCGGAGAAGCTCCTGTTCAATTTGCGCCGCCGTGAGGCCTTCTTCCAAACCACCGCTACTCCATTTGTTTACCCCA encodes:
- the LOC111918024 gene encoding reticulon-like protein B2; this translates as MADNVAGEHEKEDSFVESVKDKISETFHKDDSSSSSDSDNEGKKSSSVSDVKDKIYRLFGREKPVHKLLGGGKPADIFLWKDKKVSAGVLGFATLIWVLFELVEYHLLTLVCHTLILALAVLFLWSNAASFINKSPPKFPEVNLPEDIVLGVASALRVEINKAFEVLRCIASGKDLKKFLGVVAGLWVLSIVGSCWNFLTLFYICFVLLHTLPYLYDKYEDKVDAFGEKAEAEIKKQYAVFSVKVLSKIPVGALKHKFA
- the LOC111918023 gene encoding uncharacterized protein LOC111918023 isoform X1, yielding MEQKHILLSALSVGVGVGVGVGLGVNKWSSGGLEEGLTAAQIEQELLRLIVDDRDDKVTFKDFPYYISERTRALLTSAAYVHLKHLDVSKHTRNLSPASRAILLSGPAEFYHQYLAKALSHEFEAKLLVLDIIDLSVKMQSKYGTSKKDSSIKWCISDMAFDRMSSLLGSLSTTKENNGDSKKVVSSYYPFDERVFLQELYKILVSFSTTGIILYIKDVERFLQSKQTYNLFDKMLKRLSGSTLVLASKILDADDKKGEINEKISCLFPYNIQIKPPEDEFHLINWKAQLEEQMKDIQFQDNKNHITEVLAANDLECDDLGLICHADTMFISNYIQEIVISAISHHLMLHKDPEYRNGKLVISSTSLSHGLSIFQEGYCGGKDTLKLETNAESSKGPESVASKSDNKNDAEKALPPKPEVPDNEFEKRIRPEVIPANEIGVTFADIGALDEIKESLQELVMLPLRRPDLFNGGLLKPCRGILLFGPPGTGKTMLAKAIANEAGASFINVSMSTITSKWFGEDEKNVRALFTLAAKVSPTIIFVDEVDSMLGQRTRVGEHEAMRKIKNEFMSHWDGLLTKTGERILVLAATNRPFDLDEAIIRRFERRIMVGLPSVENRERILKTLLTKEKVEELDFKELAIMTEGYSGSDLKNLCVTAAYRPVRELMQQERQKDIDKKGSGEADAKDTKEEKESVITLRPLNMEDMRQAKNQVAASFAGEGCVMGELKQWNELYGEGGSRKKEQLSYFL
- the LOC111918023 gene encoding uncharacterized protein LOC111918023 isoform X3; the protein is MEQKHILLSALSVGVGVGVGVGLGVNKWSSGGLEEGLTAAQIEQELLRLIVDDRDDKVTFKDFPYYISERTRALLTSAAYVHLKHLDVSKHTRNLSPASRAILLSGPAEFYHQYLAKALSHEFEAKLLVLDIIDLSVKMQSKYGTSKKDSSIKWCISDMAFDRMSSLLGSLSTTKENNGDSKKVVSSYYPFDERVFLQELYKILVSFSTTGIILYIKDVERFLQSKQTYNLFDKMLKRLSGSTLVLASKILDADDKKGEINEKISCLFPYNIQIKPPEDEFHLINWKAQLEEQMKDIQFQDNKNHITEVLAANDLECDDLGLICHADTMFISNYIQEIVISAISHHLMLHKDPEYRNGKLVISSTSLSHGLSIFQEGYCGGKDTLKLETNAESSKGPESVASKSDNKNDAEKALPPKPEVPDNEFEKRIRPEVIPANEIGVTFADIGALDEIKESLQELVMLPLRRPDLFNGGLLKPCRGILLFGPPGTGKTMLAKAIANEAGASFINVSMSTITSKWFGEDEKNVRALFTLAAKVSPTIIFVDEVDSMLGQRTRVGEHEAMRKIKNEFMSHWDGLLTKTGERILVLAATNRPFDLDEAIIRRFERRIMVGLPSVENRERILKTLLTKEKVEELDFKELAIMTEGYSGSDLKLIDL
- the LOC111918023 gene encoding uncharacterized protein LOC111918023 isoform X2, producing the protein MEQKHILLSALSVGVGVGVGVGLGVNKWSSGGLEEGLTAAQIEQELLRLIVDDRDDKVTFKDFPYYISERTRALLTSAAYVHLKHLDVSKHTRNLSPASRAILLSGPAEFYHQYLAKALSHEFEAKLLVLDIIDLSVKMQSKYGTSKKDSSIKWCISDMAFDRMSSLLGSLSTTKENNGDSKKVVSSYYPFDERVFLQELYKILVSFSTTGIILYIKDVERFLQSKQTYNLFDKMLKRLSGSTLVLASKILDADDKKGEINEKISCLFPYNIQIKPPEDEFHLINWKAQLEEQMKDIQFQDNKNHITEVLAANDLECDDLGLICHADTMFISNYIQEIVISAISHHLMLHKDPEYRNGKLVISSTSLSHGLSIFQEGYCGGKDTLKLETNAESSKGPESVASKSDNKNDAEKALPPKPEVPDNEFEKRIRPEVIPANEIGVTFADIGALDEIKESLQELVMLPLRRPDLFNGGLLKPCRGILLFGPPGTGKTMLAKAIANEAGASFINVSMSTITSKWFGEDEKNVRALFTLAAKVSPTIIFVDEVDSMLGQRTRVGEHEAMRKIKNEFMSHWDGLLTKTGERILVLAATNRPFDLDEAIIRRFERRIMVGLPSVENRERILKTLLTKEKVEELDFKELAIMTEGYSGSDLKQLIDL